One window of the Anomalospiza imberbis isolate Cuckoo-Finch-1a 21T00152 chromosome 12, ASM3175350v1, whole genome shotgun sequence genome contains the following:
- the EXOC3L1 gene encoding exocyst complex component 3-like protein — translation MGMSAEDERAASPRDEEWPEAEKAEKLARGAALKWASGVFYRPEKLEGLGHYRRRETQRNNSIQSRLKSTVQSYLEGVSAGLEQLRSAAQEVQGVCQDLGAARWALLDSADHFQGLQQMRKLMEEHVQLASVVQVLPQIFSVHEVFSHILQLLHGQHLLEAHVELMMVEQLRDDILSQLHLRGLSSAQATVLSYFSGLQDLNESLAKQLWDIVGSSLRLVREDPVLFVTAVRIIEREEKIDDTLLLEATFLPPGRPKGWRQKFYQVLQDTITGARFHAPRMDAEGPGLAKHLAALQKDIVSELRVVKDLMVQCVPAHYNILSICTATYHQALTSHLQEILREDLDKQGLFLLLEWALHVYHSPEMMGHPDLLPEVDVSALDPLMSSELVDQTERRYVMKVKASVFEWMQRTLEVEFKEWFREEEPETDHQGLFQSALPAIVMQMLNENIQVASLITSSLQQKIYNMALEELEAFLGRLREALAQCGKEHQQDRAVPKYYISHLLAVLNNNLALSNSVSSLHPDTACREVPGSLQAALDRMQKKATQLLLEELLLDLQPLYLQLPSRKWLSGSQLVGSMCEVIDKYAKDFSRVRKPVFTLLLAESELLVANQYLRALLQRKMVCKSREERGQLCHRLLQDATQLRELFCGLGLGQGQQSLEAVFALRELIYLKDPALLSLEVLGFITKYPDVSDEHISTLLDIRGDVSKEVRHVVLEMMAQHPQVLPEGYRPIFSTILVPVQELPFCLRKGKCA, via the exons TCAACTGTCCAGTCCTACCTGGAGGGGGTaagtgcagggctggagcagctgcggTCGGCGGCCCAGGAGGTGCAGGGCGTGTGCCAGGACCTGGGGGCTGCACGGTGGGCCCTGCTCGACAGCGCAGACCACTTCCAGGGCCTCCAGCAGATGAGGAAGCTGATGGAGGAGCATGTACAGCTGGCCTCAGTGGTCCAGGTGCTGCCCCAGATCTTCTCGG TCCACGAGGTTTTTTCCCATATCCTGCAGCTGCTTCATGGGCAGCATCTCTTGGAGGCCCATGTGGAGCTTATGATGGTGGAGCAACTCCGGGATGACATCCTCTCCCAGCTGCACCTCCGCGGGCTCTCCAGTGCCCAGGCAACTGTGCTGTCCTACTTCAGTGGCCTGCAGGACCTCAACGAGAGCCTGGCCAAGCAGCTGTGGGACATTGTGGGTAGCAGCCTGCGGCTGGTGCGCGAGGACCCCGTTCTCTTTGTCACTGCTGTGAGGATCATCGAGCGGGAGGAGAAAATAGATGATACTCTGCTCTTGGAGGCCACCTTCCTGCCCCCTGGCCGCCCAAAGGGCTGGAGGCAGAAGTTCTACCAGGTCCTCCAGGACACCATCACAGGAGCCCGTTTCCATGCTCCCCGCATGGATGCTgaggggccagggctggccaaGCACCTGGCAGCGCTGCAGAAGGACATCGTGTCTGAGCTGCGTGTGGTGAAGGACCTGATGGTCCAGTGTGTCCCAGCTCACTACAACATCCTCAGCATCTGCACTGCCACCTACCACCAGGCCCTCACCAGCCACCTCCAGGAGATCCTGCGGGAGGACCTGGACAAACAGGGACTCTTCCTTCTCCTTGAGTGGGCGCTTCATGTGTACCACAG CCCAGAGATGATGGGTCACCCTGACCTCCTCCCAGAAGTGGATGTCTCTGCTCTGGATCCCTTGATGTCCTCTGAGCTTGTGGATCAGACAGAGAGGAGATATGTGATGAAAGTCAAG GCTAGTGTGTTCGAGTGGATGCAGAGGACCCTGGAGGTGGAGTTCAAGGAATGGTTCAGGGAAGAGGAACCTGAGACAGACCATCAGGGCCTCTTCCAGTCAGCCTTGCCTGCCATTGTCATGCAG ATGCTGAATGAGAACATCCAGGTGGCTTCCTTGATCAccagctctctgcagcagaaGATCTACAACATGGCCTTGGAGGAACTTGAGGCATTCCTGGGCCG CCTGCGGGAAGCCCTGGCGCAGTGTGGGAAGGAGCACCAGCAGGACCGGGCCGTTCCCAAGTACTACATCTCCCACCTGCTGGCCGTGCTCAACAACAACCTGGCTCTCAG CAATTCTGTTTCCTCCCTGCACCCTGACACTGCCTGCAGAGAagtccctggatccctgcaggCTGCTCTAGACAGGATGCAGAAGAAAGccacccagctgctgctggaggaactGCTCCTGGACCTGCAG CCCCTCTATCTGCAGCTGCCTTCCCGCAAGTGGCTCTCCGGGTCCCAGCTCGTCGGCAGCATGTGTGAAGTGATTGACAAATATGCAAAGGACTTCTCCCGCGTCAGGAAACCCGTGTTCACG ctcctgctggcgGAGAGCGAGCTCCTGGTGGCGAACCAGTACCTGCGGGCACTCCTGCAGAGGAAGATGGTGTGCAAGAGCCGGGAGGAGCGGGGCCAGCTGTGCCACCGCCTGCTGCAGGACGCCACGCAGCTCCGGGAGCTCTTCTGTGGCCTG GGCCTGGGCCAgggccagcagagcctggaggcTGTTTTTGCCCTGAGGGAGCTGATCTACCTCAAAGACCCAGCACTACTCAGCCTGGAGGTGCTGGGCTTCATCACCAAGTACCCCGATGTCAG CGATGAGCACATCTCCACCTTGCTGGATATCCGTGGGGACGTCTCCAAGGAAGTGCGGCACGTGGTGCTGGAAATGATGGCTCAGCACCCCCAGGTTCTGCCCGAGGGCTACCGGCCCATCTTCAGCACCATCCTGgtccctgtgcaggagctgCCCTTCTGCCTTCGCAAGGGCAAGTGTGCCTGA
- the CTRL gene encoding chymotrypsin-like protease CTRL-1: MAFLWVVACLALASAVSGCGVPAISPSMAYSERIINGQNAVPGSWPWQVSLQSTTGSHFCGGSLINEYWVVTAAHCNFNPRSHVVVLGEYSLASSAEAVQVKTVSRAITNPGWNPNTMNNDITLLRLSTPAQLGSRVSTICLPPANLVLPSNAWAVTTGWGRTNPNSQALATVLQQVTVPLIPQNQCMQYWGNRITSAMICAGGAGATSCQGDSGGPLVYQTGNGWTLIGIVSWGTSNCNINTPAMYTRVSQFRNWIDAVVAQG; encoded by the exons ATGGCATTCCTGTGGGTAGTTGCCTGCCTGGCCCTTGCCAGCGCCGTCTCAG GCTGCGGGGTGCCCGCCATCAGTCCCTCGATGGCCTACAGCGAGAGGATTATCAATGGGCAGAACGCTGTGCCTGGCTCATGGCcctggcaggtgtccctgcag aGCACCACAGGATCCCACTTCTGCGGCGGCTCCTTGATCAACGAGTACTGGGTCGTCACAGCTGCCCACTGCAACTTCAA CCCGCGCAGCCACGTTGTCGTCCTCGGGGAATACAGCCTTGCTTCCAGTGCCGAGGCCGTTCAAGTGAAGACCGTGTCCAGG GCCATCACCAACCCCGGCTGGAACCCCAACACCATGAACAATGACATCACCCTGCTGAGGCTGTCCACGCCCGCCCAGCTGGGATCCCGTGTGTCCACCATCTGCCTGCCCCCTGCCAACCTGGTCCTGCCCTCCAACGCCTGGGCTGTCACCACTGGCTGGGGACGCACCAACCCCAACT CCCAAGCCTTGGCAACAGTCCTGCAGCAGGTGACCGTGCCCCTGATCCCCCAGAACCAGTGCATGCAGTACTGGGGCAATCGCATCACCAGTGCCATGATCTGTGCCGGTGGGGCTGGTGCCACCTCCTGCCAG GGTGACTCTGGTGGACCTCTGGTGTACCAGACTGGGAATGGGTGGACCTTGATTGGCATTGTCTCCTGGGGAACCTCCAACTGCAACATCAACACGCCGGCCATGTACACCCGTGTCAGCCAGTTCCGTAACTGGATCGACGCCGTCGTTGCTCAGGGGTAA